The Pseudomonas bijieensis DNA window CATGCGTAACCAAGGTGTTTTGCACGTCGACACGCAGATCGTGGTGCCATTTTTCGATGTCGATTCGATGAACGTGGTCTGGCACGGCCACTACGTCAAATACCTGGAAGTGGCCCGCTGCGCCTTGCTCGACCTGATCGGCCACAACTACAACGACATGCTCGAATCCGGCCATGCGTGGCCGATCATCGACCTGCAACTGCGCTACGTGCGCAGCGCCGTGTTCGGCCAGGCGCTGACCGTGCGTGCCAGCCTGGTGGAATGGGAAAACCGACTGAAGATCAACTACCTGATCAGCGACGCCACCACAGGCGAACGCTTGACCCGCGCCAGTTCGGTACAAGTGGCCGTGGACCTCGCCAGTCGCGAAATGCTGTTGGCCTCGCCTCGGGTCTTTGTCCAAGCCGTTGAAAGGAAACTGCCATGAAGCGCCTGTCAGTCTGGCTGTTGCTGTGCTGCCTGGCGCCCCTGGCCCAGGCGTTCGACTTACAACAGCTGAGCGACCAACTGGCCCGCCCGGAAGTGATCCACGGGCAGTTCATCCAGGAAAAACACCTGCGCGCCCTGCCCCAGCCACTCACCAGCAAGGGACGCTTCGTGCTGGCGAAAAAACACGGCCTGCTGTGGCTGCTGCAAACCCCGCTGCAACAGGACTACCGCATCACCCCCCAGGGCATCGCCCGGCGGGACGGCAACGCCTGGCAGATGTTGCCGAACAAGAGCGCCGGGGCCGAGCAGAACCGCTTGTTCCTGGCGGTATTGCAGGGCGACAGCAGTGGCTTGCTGCGGGACTTCGAACTGAGCCTGTCGGGCGAGCCACAACAGTGGGAACTCACCCTGACCCCACGCTCGGTGCTGCTCAAGCAGGTCTTCAACCAGATCAACATCGACGGCGGCGAACTGGTGCAGCGCATCGAACTGCTGGAAACCCAGGGCGACAGCACCGTGCTGCGCATGCAGGACAGCATCAGCACGCAACCCTTGAGCGAAGCGGAGCAACATGATTTTGCCGAGTGAACGGATGCTGCCCCGGCTGTTCCTGGTCCTGCTGCTGGCAGTGCTGGCGCTCGCCGGTTGGCAATGGCGCAATGGCGCACCGCTGTCGGCCAATCTCATGGAGCTGGTGCCGGGCACGTCGCCCGATGCCCTGGAGCTGATCGCCGAGCAACGCATGCAGGAGCCGCTCAATCGTGAAGTGCTGGTGTTGGTCGGCCACACCGACCGCCAGCAAGCCATCGCCCTGGCACAGACCCTGGGTGAGCAATGGCAGGCCAGCGGCCTGTTCGACAAGGTCCAGTGGACGTTGCAGGCCGACTTGCCGGCGCTGCGCACGCAATTGCTCAACGGGCGGTTGGCGATGCTCTCGGCGGCGGACCGCCAGCAATTGATCGAGCAGCCCCAAGCGTTTATCCAACAACGGGTGCAGGCCCTGTTCGACCCATTCAGCGGCTTCAGCCTGGTGCCGAACCAGGACGACTGGCTGGGCCTGACCGGGCGCATCCAGAACAGCCAGCCACAACGCGGCGCGATCAAATTCGATATTGGCAGCGGTGCGTTGGTCGCCGATGCCGACGGTAAGAGCTGGGTGATGCTGCGGGCTCGCGCCCAGGGCAACGCCTTCGACATGAACCTGCCGTTGCAAGTGGCCGAACTGCTGCGGCGCAGCCGCGACCAGGCGGGCCAGGCCCAAGGGCAACTGCTGGCGGCCAGCGGCCTGCTGTACGCCGCCAGCGGCCAGCAACAGGCCTCGCGGGAAATCACCTGGGTCGGCGGCGGCGCGACGGTAGGCATCTTACTGCTGTTGTTACTGGCCTTCCGGCGTTTGCGCGTGTGGCTGGCGTTCGTGCCAGTGCTGGTGGGCATGCTGTTCGGCGCGGTGGCGTGCGTGGCCTTGTTCGGGCGCATGCATGTGATGACCCTGGTCCTGGGTTCCAGCCTGATCGGCGTCGCGGTGGACTACCCGCTGCACTACCTGTCCAAAAGCTGGAGCCTCAAGCCCTGGCGCAGCTGGCCGGCCTTGCGCCTGACTCTGCCGGGGCTGAGCCTGAGCCTGGCGACCACCTGCATCGGCTACCTGGCCCTGGCCTGGACGCCGTTCCCGGCCCTGACCCAGATCGCGATATTTTCCGCCGCCGGGCTGGTAGGCGCCTACTTGACCGCCGTCTGCCTGCTGCCAGCGTTGCTCAAGGGTGCCGATTTGCGTCCGGCCCAGTGGCCGCTGCGGCTGTGCGAATGCCTGCTCCAGACCCGCCAGGCGCTGTTGGCGCGGGTGCCCACGCCAGTGCTGCTGGTGTTGCTGCTGAGTTTTTGCGCAGGCGGCCTCTGGCACCTGACCACCAAAAACGACATTCGCCAGTGGATCGGCACGCCCCAGCACCTTACCGACGAAGCCCGCGACATCGCGCGCATCACCGGCTTCCAGCCCACCAGCCAGTTCTTCCTGATCCGCGCCGGCGACCAGGCACAACTGCTGGAGCGCCAGACCGCCCTCAACGAACGGCTGGATCAGTTGATCGGCCTGGAGAAACTCCAGGGCTACCTGTCGCTTAACCAACTGGTCAGCCCACCCGCCGAACAGCAGAAAGTGCGTGAGGCCCTGGCCCGCCTGCCAGCCTTCTGGCAACCGCTGCTGGACCTGGGCGTGCCGGTCGCCGCGCTGCAAACGGAGCTGGCGCAACTGCAAGCCTTGCCGGTGGAAGACATCGATGCAGCGTTGACCGGCCCCTTGGCCGAGCCCTATCGCACACTCTGGCTCGGCCCGACAGAACAAGGCGTGGCCGCCATGATCAGCCTGCAAGGCTTGAACGATGCCGCGCTGCTGCGGGTGCAGGCGGTGGATTTGCCAGGCGTGCAACTGGTGGATCGCCTGGGCGACCTGAACCGGGTCTTCGCCGCCACGCAGGTCAGCGCCGCCGAGTTGAAACTGGCCTCCTGCGTGCTGATTGTGCTGGTGCTGATCTGGCCGTTTGGCGTCGGCGGCGCCTTGCGCATCGTGGCACTGCCGCTGCTGGCTGCGCTGTGCAGCCTGGCGAGCCTCGGCTGGCTGGGGCAGCCACTGACCTTGTTCAGCCTGTTCGGCCTGTTGCTGGTGACGGCCATCGGCGTCGACTACGCGATCCTGATGCGCGAGCAGATCGGCGGTGCCGCCGTGAGCCTGCTGGGCACGTTCCTGGCGGCGGTCACCACCTGGCTGTCGTTCGGCCTGCTGGCGCTGTCCAGCACCCCGGCGGTGAGTAACTTCGGCCTGGCAGTGAGCCTGGGGCTGGCCTTCAGCTTCATGCTGGCGCCGTGGGCCGGGCATCAGGCCCACGCGGCTGCCGTCGCGGAGCCCGCCCCATGATGACCCTGCTGTTCTGGCTCATGGCCCTGGGCTTGTTCGCTGTCGCAACCCGCATAGGCTGTCGCTTCGGGTTGATCCCGATTGTCAGCCAGTTGTTGCTGGCGACCTTCGGCCTGCCCCTGCTGATGTATTTCTGGATCGAGCCGGGCTGGCAGCTCAGCGGCGCGCAACTGGTGTCGCCGGTGTGGCTGAAGAACCTCTACAGCCTCGCGTTCGCGCTGTTGCTGGGGCACATTCTCAGCGACGTGATCGACCTGCGCCTGGATCGCCAGAGCGTGAAGATCGCCCTGCCCAGCTTCGTCGTTCCGTTTGCCTGCGGCCTGGCGACAGCGTTCTGGCTGCTGCCGCCCCAACCCTGGATCAGTTCCCTGGCGGTGGGGCTGCTGTTTGCGATCACCGCGATCCCGGTGCTGTACCTGTACCTGCGTCACATCGACTATCCGCCCGCCGCCACACGGCGATTGGTGCAAACGGCGATCCTGATCGACCTGGCCTGCTGGAGCCTGTTCGGCCTGGCCCAGGGCAGCCTCCACTTGAGCAGCCTGTTGCTGCCGCTGGCCTGCGCCGGCGTGCCGCTGCTGTTGCGCCTGCTCGGCCTGCGCCAGCCGTTGCTGTACAGCGGCGGGTTCTTTGCGCTGTTGGTGGTGGCCGAGCACTACCGGCTCAATGCACTGATCGTCGGCATCGGCTATCTGCTGTGCATGGCCGCGCTCAAAGTGCCCTTGCGGCTACCGCTCGATGCCGCCTGGATGCAGGGTTTGCAGACGTACCTGGCGATCCCGCTGATCCTCACGTTCGGCATTGTGCAGATCAACGTCCACAGCGCCATGAACAGCCTCGACTGGGTGCAATTGACGGCGTTGCTGCTGTTGCCCATCGCCAGCAAACTGCTGGGCAACTGGCTGGGGCTGGGATGGGCCGCCGCTCCCTTCGCCGGCGCCAGTCGTTGGCGCGAAAGTGTCTTGCTGAATATTCGCGGCTTGAGTGAAATCGTCTTCCTCAATCTGCTCTTGCAACAACAGCTCATCAGCCCCGCGCTGTACTTCATGCTGATGCTGATGGGACTGATCGCGACATTGCTGCCGGCCTTGGCCGGTTTCCACCGTATTCCCTCGATTGCCGTCCCGGCCAGGAGCTCCAGTGCCAATAGTTGAAATGGAACGTCGGCAGGTCGTCGTCATCGGCGCAGGCCCTTCCGGCGCTATCGCGGCGGCGCTGCTCAAGCGCAAGGGCCACGATGTGCTGGTCATCGAGCGCCAGCATTTCCCCCGGTTCTCCATCGGCGAGAGCCTGTTGTCCCATTGCCTGGATTTCGTCGAAGAAGCCGGCATGCTCGACGCGGTGAATGCCGCTGGATTCCAGCGCAAGAACGGCGCCGCGTTCGCCTGGGGTGAGCGCTACAGCGCCTTCGATTTCGGCGACACCTTCAGCAACGGCAAGCCCACGACCTTCCAGGTGCAACGCGCCGACTTCGACAAACTGCTGGCCGACCAGGCTGCGCTGCAAGGCGTGGAGATCCGCTACGGCCAAGCCATTGCCTGCGCCGATTTCACTCTCGCCAAGCCGCAACTGGGCGTGCAGCGCGAAGACGGCAGCGAGTACCGGGTCGAAGCCGACTTCGTGCTCGATGCCAGCGGCTATGGCCGAGTCCTGCCGCGCCTGCTGGACCTTGAGGCACCGTCGAACTTCCCGGTGCGCCAGGCCGTGTTCACCCATATTGAAGATCGCATCGACGCGGCGACTTTCGACCGCGAAAAAATCCTCATCACCACCCATCCGAGCAAGCGCGACGTGTGGTTCTGGACCATTCCGTTCAGCGGCGGGCGTTGCTCGGTGGGCGTGGTCGCCGCCGCGGAACATTTCGCTGGCCGCACCGACGACCTCGATGCCTGCCTGCGCGGCTTCATCGACGAAACCCCAAGCCTGGCCGGCGTGCTGCGCAACGCCGTGTGGGACACCCCGGCGCGGACCATCGGCGGCTACTCGGCCAACGTCAAGACCCTGCATGGTCCTGGCTTCGCCCTGCTGGGCAACGCCGCGGAATTCCTCGACCCGGTATTCTCCTCCGGCGTGACCATCGCCATGCGTTCGGCGAGCATGGCCGCCGACGTACTCCACCGTCAGTTGCAAGGCCAAAGCGTGGACTGGCAAAGCGAGTTCGCCGAACCCCTCAAGCGCGGCGTCGACACCTTCCGCTGCTATGTCGAGGGCTGGTACGCCGGCACCTTCCAGGACGTGATTTTCTATACCGAAGGTTCGGACGACATCCGTCGCATGATCAGCTCGATCCTGGCCGGCTACGCCTGGGATCAGCGCAACCCGTTCGTCAGCGAACCCAAGCGGCGCCTGCGCATGCTTTCGGAAATCTGTGCGAGCCCGGCACCATGAGTCAGCAACCATGAGCTACCTGAGTGACAACTACGTCGAAGAAACCCGCTTCGGCTTCTGGTTCCTGCGCAGCCACACCTGGCAGCACCATGTGTTGCGCGTAGCGATCAACGACCTGCGCAGCCTGTTCAGCACCCCGCTGCCGGCCAACCCGGTGCTGCTGGATGCCGGCTGCGGCCAGGGCAAATCATTCCAGTACCTGCGTCAGGTGTTTGCGCCGCAACGCCTGATCGGCGTGGATGCCGACCCCCACAGTCTGGATCTGAGCCGTGAGGAAGCCGCGCGCCAGGGCATCACCGTGGAGCTGATCGGCAGCGACTGCGCGACATTGACGGTGCCCGATGCCAGCGTCGACCTGCTGTTCTGCCACCAGACCTTCCATCACCTGGTGGAGCAGGAAAAGGCCCTCGCCGAGTTCTATCGCGTACTCAAGCCCGGCGGCTACTTGATGTTCGCCGAATCCACCGAAGCCTACATCGACACCTGGGTGATTCGCTGGCTGTTCCGCCATCCCATGCACGTGCAGAAAAGCGCCGCGCAATACCTGGAGATGATCCGCGAGCAGGGTTTCCAGTTCGAGGCCCGCAACGTGTCCTACCCGTACCTGTGGTGGAGCCGTGCCAAGGATTTCGGCCTGCTGGAACGCTTTGGCCTGCGTCGTCCCAAGCCATTTGGCGAGCGGGAGGAAACCCTGGTCAACGTAGTGGCTCGCAAACCTCTCGAAGGGGCTGCCGGATGATCCGTGGCCTGCTGATCGCCTGTGTGTTGCTGCTCAGTGCCTGCGCCAGCCACGCGCCGCTGCCCGCGCGCATGCCGACCCTGGCGTTGCCGATGCAACTGCACATCGAGCGGACAATGGCCGGCCAACGCCAGGACTGGTTGCTGGTGATCCAGCGCGAAGACGCCAGCATCCGTTGGTCGATGATGGACCCGCTGGGCATTCCAGCGGCCCGTCAGCGCCTGGTCGCTGGCCAGTGGCAGGCCGACGGTCTGCTGCCGCCCAACGCCGAGGCCCGGGAGTTGTTCGCCGCGCTGCTGTTCGCCCTGACCCCCGAAGCCGAACTGCCCGACAACTACCCGGCCGCCCGGCAACAGGCGTCGCAACGGAGCCTCGATAGTCGCTGGCTGGTGCGCTACAAGCAGCCGCTGGATTTTGAACTGAGCCTGCCCCAAGGCCCCCGCTACCGCATCACACCGTTGACCGAGAACGCCCCATGACCGCCTATTTGAATGCCCTCGGGGTGATCTGCGCCCTGGGCCGCGACAGACATAGCGTCGCGCGCAACCTGTTTGCCGGCGACTGCTCGGGCGTGCGCATCGAGGATGGCTGGGTGGCCGAACGCGCCTTGCCGGTCGCCTCGGTGCCGGGGGAACTCGCGCCCATCCCCCCTGCCCTTGCGGCGCAACGCAGCCGCAACAACCAACTGCTGCTGGAAGCCGGGTTGCAGATTCGCGCAGAGATCGACCAGACCATCCAGGCCTATGGTCATGCCCGTATCGGCATCGTCCTGGGCACCAGCACGTCGGGCATCGATGAGGCCAGCCAGGGCATCGCCCACTACCTGCGCGAACAACGCTTCCCCGATGGCTACGACTATCAGCAACAGGAACTCAGCGCGCCGGCCAATTTTCTTTCCGACTGGCTCGGCCTGAGCGGTCCGTCCTACGTGATCTCCACGGCCTGCACCTCCAGCGCCCGCGCCTTGATGAGTGCCCGACGCCTGCTGGACCTGGGCCTGTGCGATGCCGTGCTGTGCGGTGGCGTGGACAGCCTGTGCAAACTGACCCTCAACGGTTTTTCCGCACTGGAAGCGGTATCGAGCGAACGCTGCAATCCGTTTTCGGTGAACCGCAGCGGCATCAACATCGGCGAAGCGGCGGTGCTGTTCCTGATGAGCAAGACCCCGGGAGACGGCCCCAGGATCGCCCTGCTGGGCGACGGCGCCAGCTCCGATGCCCATCATATTTCCGCCCCCGAGCCCAGCGGTCGCGGCGCCCGCCAGGCCATGGAAAAAGCCCTGCATTGCGCGGGCCTCGAAGCCAGCCAGATCGACTACCTGAACCTGCACGGCACCGCCACGCAGCACAACGACGCCATGGAGAGCCAGGCCGTGGCCGGGCTGTTCCCGGCGGGTGTGCCCTGCTCGTCCACCAAGCCCATGACCGGCCATACCCTCGGCGCGGCCGGGGCGCTGGAAGCGGCGTTCTGCTGGCTGGCCCTGAGCCCCCAAAACAGCGCCCAGGCCCTGCCACCGCATGTCTGGGACGGCCAGGCCGATCCTGCGTTGCCGGCGCTGGACTGGGTCACCGCCAGCACCCGCCTGAACCCGGCCATCCCGCGCCGCCTGATGAGCAATTCATTTGCCTTCGGCGGCAACAACGTCAGCCTGATTATCGGAGACGCCCCATGATTGACTGGCCGCTCGCCGAACTGCTGCCCCACGCAGGGGACATGATCCTCATCGACCGGATCCTGTCGTTCGATGACGAACAGATCCATACCCACACCACCGTCAAGCCTGGTGGTTTGTTCAACCGCGAAGACGGCGCGCTGCCGGCCTGGGTCGGCATCGAGCTGATGGCCCAGAGCGTCGCGGCGTTTGCCGGTTGCCATGCACGCCGGCGCGGCGATGCCGTGGAGCTGGGCTTTTTGCTCGGCACCCGCAAGTTCGAATGCAACGTCGACTGTTTTCCCGTCGGTGCCGAGCTGAGCATCCACGGCGTGCGCTCCCTGGAAGACGACAACGGCATGGGCGTGTTCGAATGCCACATCCACGCCCCCGGCATCCATGCCACGGCCCGGCTCAACGTTTTCCGTCCGCCCAAGGCCGCCCATTACCTTCATGAACCGTCCGCAACAGGAAACCCGTCATGACTGAATCCGTACTGGTCACCGGCTCCAGCCGTGGCATCGGCCGCGCCATCGCCCTGCGCCTGGCCGAGGCCGGGCACGACATCGTGCTGCATTGCCGCAGCGGCCGCGCCGAGGCCGAAGCGGTCCAGGCAGAAATCCAGGCCCTGGGCCGCCAGGCGCGAGTACTGCAATTCGACGTGTCCGACCGCGCTGCCTGCAAAGCGACTCTCGAAGCCGACGTCGAAACCCACGGCGCCTATTACGGCGTGGTGCTCAATGCCGGCCTGACCCGCGATGGCGCCTTCCCGGCCCTGAGCGAAGACGACTGGGATGTGGTGATGCGCACCAACCTCGACGGTTTCTACAACGTGCTGCACCCGGTGATGATGCCGATGATCCGGCGTCGCGCCGCCGGGCGGATCGTCTGCATCACCTCGGTCTCCGGGCTGATCGGTAATCGCGGGCAGGTCAACTACAGTGCTTCGAAGGCCGGTTTGATCGGTGCGGCGAAGGCGTTGGCAATCGAGCTGGGCAAGCGCAAGATCACCGTCAATTGCGTCGCGCCCGGCCTGATCGACACCGCCATGCTCGATGAAAACGTACCCGTGGAAGAACTGATGAAAATGATCCCCGCCCAGCGCATGGGCACTGCGCAAGAAGTGGCGGGTGCGGTGAATTTCCTGATGTCCGCCGAAGCCGGCTACATCACCCGGCAAGTCCTGGCCGTCAACGGAGGCTTGTGCTGATGAAGCGCGTTGTCGTCACCGGCATGGCCGGTATCACCTCCATAGGCAGCGACTGGGAAACCATCGCCGCCAACTTCGCCGCCAATCGCAGCGGCATCCGGCGCATGGATGAGTGGGACCGCTTCAGCGAACTGAACACGCGGCTGGCCGGCCCCATCGACGACTTCCAGGTCCCGGCCCACTGGACCCGCAAGCAATTGCGCAGCATGGGCCGCGTCTCGCGCCTGGCGGTCGCCGCGGCGGAACAGGCCCTGGCCGACGCAGGCCTGTTGGGCGAGGAGTCGATCAAGGACGGGCGCATGGGCGTGTCCTGTGGCTCGTCCACCGGCAGCACCGACGAAATCAAGGCGTTCGGCAACATGCTGCTCAACAGCGTGGCCGAAGGGCTGAACGCCAACTCCTACGTGCGGATGATGCCGCACACCACGGCAGCCAACATCAGCATCTTCTTTGGGCTGACCGGGCGCCTGATCCCCACCTCCAGCGCCTGCACCAGCGGCAGCCACGGCATCGGCTATGCCTACGAGGCCATCAAGTTCGGGCGCCTGCCGCTGATGCTGGCCGGTGGTGCCGAAGAGCTGTGCCCGACCGAAGCGATGGTCTTCGATGCGCTGTACGCCACCAGCCTGAAAAACGATGCGCCGCAAACCAGCCCACGTCCCTACGACAAGGGCCGCGATGGCCTGGTGATCGGCGAAGGTGCCGGCATACTGGTACTCGAAGAACTGGAACACGCCCTGGCCCGTGGCGCAAAAATCCATGCCGAGATCGTCGGCTTTGGCAGCAACGCCGACGGCCAGCACGCCACCCGACCCGAACTGAGCACCATGCGCCGGGCCATGGAGCTGGCCCTGGAAGACGCCGGCCTCGAACCCTCGGCCATCGGCTACGTCAACGGCCACGGCACCGCGACTGAGCAGGGCGACATCGCCGAGACCCTGGCCACCAGCAGCCTGTTTGGCGAACACATGCCCATCAGCTCGCAAAAGAGCTTCCTCGGCCACACCCTGGGTGCCTGCGGGGCGCTGGAGTCCTGGTTCAGCATCGAAATGATGAATCGCGACCTGTACGTGCACACCTTCAACCTCGATGAGGTCGATCCCCAGTGCGGCAAGCTCGATTACCTGCGCAACGAATTCCGGCCGATGAGCCACGAATACGTGATGAACAACAACTTCGCCTTTGGTGGGGTCAACACCTCGCTGATCTTCCGCCGCTGGCGCTGAATCGGATTCAAAACCCTGTTACCCCTCGTCAAGGAGACCATGATGTCGTTGAAGAAAATCGCCGTAACCGCCGCCCTGTTGCTCAGCACCCTGCCAAGCCTCAGCCAGGCCCGTGATACCGCGCTGTTCCTGCCGTTCGACAAAGTCGTCGCCGAGGCCATCCGCACCGGCAAGATCGACGGCAGCGTGAAGTTCTACCTGGCCGGCAACAAACCGGCCGGCAACGTCACCGTGATCAGCCCAGGGGCCGTGACCAACAAGAAAACCAACGCCTTCAACAAATCCGATGAGGTGGCTTGCGAATGGGTGCTGCAATCAGCCCTGATCAGCCTGCACCAAGCCGCCAAGAACGCCGGCGCCAACGCTGTCACCAACATCGTCAGCTTCTACAAGAGCAACGAACGCAAGGACCCGACCACCTATGAATGCCACGCTGGCGCGATCATGGCGGGCGTTGCGTTGAAAGGGGATCTGGCGAAGGTGCAATAAACCCGGATCCGCCGCAATCGCGAGCAGGCTCGCTCCCACAGTGGATCCAGGGTGTACGCAATCTGGTATGCCACCAAATCCTGTGGGAGCGAGCCTGCTCGCGATTGCAGTGGGTCAGCACCGATGATGTTGGCTGGGCTACCGTCATCACCTCTTCATTTGTAGGTAGCCCAGAGCACCGAAGGGATCAGTCGCGCTTTGCAGGGGCAGGTACTGTGGCTATCCAGCGTGCCGGCCATATGCCTGCCATGACTGACCATATGCGTGATGCCGCCGCTGATCTGATAGGTTTTTCCATCCCGGCCACACGAGACGCGATCACCTTCGCGGGCATGCAGCAGGCCAAACATGTTGCCCCTGCTATCGCCTTCCAGCACTTTCCCACCACAAGTGGTCTTGTCACCCAAGCCGATGAAGTACCCCTCTCTCATTGGATGTTCTCCTTCACCCCATTCGAGTGCAGGTAATGAACATCCGCCAGTTTGAGAGCGGGCAAAAAGTCATCTGCCATCGGCACGCCTTCACGCACGATGATCAGAAAACGTCGCTGAAGCGTATTGATGATCTCGTCGCCATTGCTCAAGCGGCTGCCCACCAGGGCGATGTTGCTATTGGCTGCCCCGGCGGCGGTTACGATCCGCGCGGTG harbors:
- a CDS encoding acyl-CoA thioesterase, which codes for MRNQGVLHVDTQIVVPFFDVDSMNVVWHGHYVKYLEVARCALLDLIGHNYNDMLESGHAWPIIDLQLRYVRSAVFGQALTVRASLVEWENRLKINYLISDATTGERLTRASSVQVAVDLASREMLLASPRVFVQAVERKLP
- a CDS encoding outer membrane lipoprotein carrier protein LolA → MKRLSVWLLLCCLAPLAQAFDLQQLSDQLARPEVIHGQFIQEKHLRALPQPLTSKGRFVLAKKHGLLWLLQTPLQQDYRITPQGIARRDGNAWQMLPNKSAGAEQNRLFLAVLQGDSSGLLRDFELSLSGEPQQWELTLTPRSVLLKQVFNQINIDGGELVQRIELLETQGDSTVLRMQDSISTQPLSEAEQHDFAE
- a CDS encoding MMPL family transporter — encoded protein: MILPSERMLPRLFLVLLLAVLALAGWQWRNGAPLSANLMELVPGTSPDALELIAEQRMQEPLNREVLVLVGHTDRQQAIALAQTLGEQWQASGLFDKVQWTLQADLPALRTQLLNGRLAMLSAADRQQLIEQPQAFIQQRVQALFDPFSGFSLVPNQDDWLGLTGRIQNSQPQRGAIKFDIGSGALVADADGKSWVMLRARAQGNAFDMNLPLQVAELLRRSRDQAGQAQGQLLAASGLLYAASGQQQASREITWVGGGATVGILLLLLLAFRRLRVWLAFVPVLVGMLFGAVACVALFGRMHVMTLVLGSSLIGVAVDYPLHYLSKSWSLKPWRSWPALRLTLPGLSLSLATTCIGYLALAWTPFPALTQIAIFSAAGLVGAYLTAVCLLPALLKGADLRPAQWPLRLCECLLQTRQALLARVPTPVLLVLLLSFCAGGLWHLTTKNDIRQWIGTPQHLTDEARDIARITGFQPTSQFFLIRAGDQAQLLERQTALNERLDQLIGLEKLQGYLSLNQLVSPPAEQQKVREALARLPAFWQPLLDLGVPVAALQTELAQLQALPVEDIDAALTGPLAEPYRTLWLGPTEQGVAAMISLQGLNDAALLRVQAVDLPGVQLVDRLGDLNRVFAATQVSAAELKLASCVLIVLVLIWPFGVGGALRIVALPLLAALCSLASLGWLGQPLTLFSLFGLLLVTAIGVDYAILMREQIGGAAVSLLGTFLAAVTTWLSFGLLALSSTPAVSNFGLAVSLGLAFSFMLAPWAGHQAHAAAVAEPAP
- a CDS encoding sodium:proton antiporter codes for the protein MMTLLFWLMALGLFAVATRIGCRFGLIPIVSQLLLATFGLPLLMYFWIEPGWQLSGAQLVSPVWLKNLYSLAFALLLGHILSDVIDLRLDRQSVKIALPSFVVPFACGLATAFWLLPPQPWISSLAVGLLFAITAIPVLYLYLRHIDYPPAATRRLVQTAILIDLACWSLFGLAQGSLHLSSLLLPLACAGVPLLLRLLGLRQPLLYSGGFFALLVVAEHYRLNALIVGIGYLLCMAALKVPLRLPLDAAWMQGLQTYLAIPLILTFGIVQINVHSAMNSLDWVQLTALLLLPIASKLLGNWLGLGWAAAPFAGASRWRESVLLNIRGLSEIVFLNLLLQQQLISPALYFMLMLMGLIATLLPALAGFHRIPSIAVPARSSSANS
- a CDS encoding NAD(P)/FAD-dependent oxidoreductase; protein product: MPIVEMERRQVVVIGAGPSGAIAAALLKRKGHDVLVIERQHFPRFSIGESLLSHCLDFVEEAGMLDAVNAAGFQRKNGAAFAWGERYSAFDFGDTFSNGKPTTFQVQRADFDKLLADQAALQGVEIRYGQAIACADFTLAKPQLGVQREDGSEYRVEADFVLDASGYGRVLPRLLDLEAPSNFPVRQAVFTHIEDRIDAATFDREKILITTHPSKRDVWFWTIPFSGGRCSVGVVAAAEHFAGRTDDLDACLRGFIDETPSLAGVLRNAVWDTPARTIGGYSANVKTLHGPGFALLGNAAEFLDPVFSSGVTIAMRSASMAADVLHRQLQGQSVDWQSEFAEPLKRGVDTFRCYVEGWYAGTFQDVIFYTEGSDDIRRMISSILAGYAWDQRNPFVSEPKRRLRMLSEICASPAP
- a CDS encoding class I SAM-dependent methyltransferase gives rise to the protein MSYLSDNYVEETRFGFWFLRSHTWQHHVLRVAINDLRSLFSTPLPANPVLLDAGCGQGKSFQYLRQVFAPQRLIGVDADPHSLDLSREEAARQGITVELIGSDCATLTVPDASVDLLFCHQTFHHLVEQEKALAEFYRVLKPGGYLMFAESTEAYIDTWVIRWLFRHPMHVQKSAAQYLEMIREQGFQFEARNVSYPYLWWSRAKDFGLLERFGLRRPKPFGEREETLVNVVARKPLEGAAG
- a CDS encoding DUF3261 domain-containing protein, with amino-acid sequence MIRGLLIACVLLLSACASHAPLPARMPTLALPMQLHIERTMAGQRQDWLLVIQREDASIRWSMMDPLGIPAARQRLVAGQWQADGLLPPNAEARELFAALLFALTPEAELPDNYPAARQQASQRSLDSRWLVRYKQPLDFELSLPQGPRYRITPLTENAP
- a CDS encoding beta-ketoacyl-[acyl-carrier-protein] synthase family protein, coding for MTAYLNALGVICALGRDRHSVARNLFAGDCSGVRIEDGWVAERALPVASVPGELAPIPPALAAQRSRNNQLLLEAGLQIRAEIDQTIQAYGHARIGIVLGTSTSGIDEASQGIAHYLREQRFPDGYDYQQQELSAPANFLSDWLGLSGPSYVISTACTSSARALMSARRLLDLGLCDAVLCGGVDSLCKLTLNGFSALEAVSSERCNPFSVNRSGINIGEAAVLFLMSKTPGDGPRIALLGDGASSDAHHISAPEPSGRGARQAMEKALHCAGLEASQIDYLNLHGTATQHNDAMESQAVAGLFPAGVPCSSTKPMTGHTLGAAGALEAAFCWLALSPQNSAQALPPHVWDGQADPALPALDWVTASTRLNPAIPRRLMSNSFAFGGNNVSLIIGDAP
- a CDS encoding hotdog family protein gives rise to the protein MIDWPLAELLPHAGDMILIDRILSFDDEQIHTHTTVKPGGLFNREDGALPAWVGIELMAQSVAAFAGCHARRRGDAVELGFLLGTRKFECNVDCFPVGAELSIHGVRSLEDDNGMGVFECHIHAPGIHATARLNVFRPPKAAHYLHEPSATGNPS
- the fabG gene encoding 3-oxoacyl-ACP reductase FabG, encoding MTESVLVTGSSRGIGRAIALRLAEAGHDIVLHCRSGRAEAEAVQAEIQALGRQARVLQFDVSDRAACKATLEADVETHGAYYGVVLNAGLTRDGAFPALSEDDWDVVMRTNLDGFYNVLHPVMMPMIRRRAAGRIVCITSVSGLIGNRGQVNYSASKAGLIGAAKALAIELGKRKITVNCVAPGLIDTAMLDENVPVEELMKMIPAQRMGTAQEVAGAVNFLMSAEAGYITRQVLAVNGGLC
- a CDS encoding beta-ketoacyl-ACP synthase; the protein is MKRVVVTGMAGITSIGSDWETIAANFAANRSGIRRMDEWDRFSELNTRLAGPIDDFQVPAHWTRKQLRSMGRVSRLAVAAAEQALADAGLLGEESIKDGRMGVSCGSSTGSTDEIKAFGNMLLNSVAEGLNANSYVRMMPHTTAANISIFFGLTGRLIPTSSACTSGSHGIGYAYEAIKFGRLPLMLAGGAEELCPTEAMVFDALYATSLKNDAPQTSPRPYDKGRDGLVIGEGAGILVLEELEHALARGAKIHAEIVGFGSNADGQHATRPELSTMRRAMELALEDAGLEPSAIGYVNGHGTATEQGDIAETLATSSLFGEHMPISSQKSFLGHTLGACGALESWFSIEMMNRDLYVHTFNLDEVDPQCGKLDYLRNEFRPMSHEYVMNNNFAFGGVNTSLIFRRWR